Genomic DNA from Deltaproteobacteria bacterium:
CCATCCGGGAACCCCAGCTCGAGAATTTCACCCAATGATTTAAGCAATAAAATATTTTTGTATACAGTGGCAAGACTCATTGTCGGAAAGTCTTTTTTTATCTCGTCATGGATATTTTCAACACTGGGATGGCCTTCACTTTTGGCAAGCACTTTAACGATAGCCAACCGCTGAGGTGTTATCCTGTGGCCATTATCCCTTAATTTTTGGATGATGATTTCAAATCGTTTTTCATGGCCTGCCATTTGAAGCCTCCCAATCCTAAATAATAACTATTTTCTTTTAACATTAAGTTTCTTTTCCGTCAACACGTGTTTCGATTGTTCATGCCTCTCGCGCCGGCACGCCGACCTGTCCACGACCCGGCGGCGCCTCGGGAAGGTTTCGGATATTGAGGCCATCCGTTGGATCGAACATCTTTATGGATGAGCATTTGAAAATGGGAGGAGCGAAAGCCTGTTCCCGTTTCTTTCACAATCGGTTTGCTGGTTGTTCCAATTTGAAGTTTTGATTTCCGGCTGCCGCTCAGCAAGATTATGAACGTTTGGGGTGGAATGGGCAGGTACAGGATGTTGCACGGCAGGCTGTTGAAAAACGCGATCTGCTGCG
This window encodes:
- a CDS encoding transcriptional repressor, with the protein product MAGHEKRFEIIIQKLRDNGHRITPQRLAIVKVLAKSEGHPSVENIHDEIKKDFPTMSLATVYKNILLLKSLGEILELGFPDGSNRYDGNKPYPHPHVICIKCKKIVDPDLDSLDEMKKEVELETHFKILNHRLDFFGICSNCMAEKV